The genomic stretch TAAAAAAAGAATAAACTAAAATGTCATCAAGAAATTCTtctttaaaaaatacctaaaaatctgtcaaaaaatatttaaatataaaagataCATTTGGAGCCTTAACTTTGAAATCTAGCCAAACTACGATCAACCTCAAAGTCATGAATGATTAATCACTTTTGTTGCACATCCAATTGATGAACGATCTCCAGATCGGATAAATGGTTTTCATAGTAGCTTGATCTGATGAAATTAATATTGCAAGATGGCCAATTATCGTAGACATCCGAGGCATCCTGCTCTGAGCCTCTGATACCAAACAAATGCGAGTgcacagctctgataccaactaaaaTAGGCATGATAGAACAAATATCTAAAACGAAGATTTTCACAGAATCATTTACTTATAAATCCCCTTAGTCGAATCACGAGGTAAAAAGCATACGTATCAGAACCATCGCAAGATTGCAGCTTGCAATAAAATTCAGGACACTTGTCATCTTTGTTTGGAAGGACATAGGGTAAAAATCTTTTCACAAAAAAATGTTAACCTGCAACCAAATGTAACAAAACCTTTCGCATAAGCTTCTGCAAGAAAAGCCGGGAAGGAATTCTTTATATTCAAACTTCTTACTCATCCAAACTTAAAAGACAAAATATATTTTTGCCGACTAAATCCGGCAATTTTTTTCAGTTCGAATCAAGCATTTGGAACAACAATCTTTTGCGGATTTAGATTTGTGCTACAGAAAAAATTAAAACTGTCGAAACATGAAAAACAAACGAGGAATACCTTTTTCTCTTCTATAATGAGAGGCAAAAATGCACTTGCGACCCGAAATTAAAGAAGAGAGCAGATGATGCGAGAAATTAGCAAGCCAATGTTCGAAACTTTTCGCAATACTGACGTTTACAGCGCAATCCGACCCCATAATTCCAACAAAACTGTCTCAAAAACTAAGGAATAACACCACACCAAGCCAAGTCCCACAAACACGGAAGAAAGAGACGATTATGAAGCGAAACCGCGACGCAACCCAtccaaaccaaagagaaatctaaaaCCCACCCTCTCAAAAAAAGGAACAGAAATCGGCGATTCACCATACCATCTCGAAATGAAGGGATCCGACCGGGCAGCTCGAGATCGCGTCCGAGTCGCCAGATGTAGCTTCGTTAACACGACCGGTGAGTTCCCCTCACGATCGGAGCGACGGAGGCAGGGGAGCACCAGATCCCGCCGCTATATACTGCCGCGGAAGAGGAGGATCACGGCGACAAAGGcgtgagacagagagagagagagagagagagatccttaAAGCCTTCCCTCTCTCCCTctgcctctctccctctcttccgcGGCCTTTTAAGGCGGAGCGGAAGAGAAGGGGGGCGGTGTTGAAGTGAAGCCGAGTCACCGCGGTAAATCCACCACCCCTGCCACATCCGGGGGTTGCGCATGTCCGTGAACCTTCATCCCACtaatttttctccttttctctATACaataatgtttatatatatatatatatatagaaactaTTAAATCAgcgattttattttttatcccttaaaatttgaatatatatatatatataatcgccaCGAACCAATGAATTTACATTTAGACCTTTATATTTGATATTTCAAACTCTCTATAATTTTAGCATATTGTGAAAATAGATTAAGACGAGCATAATTTGAGGGATATTTTAGGTATTTGGTATTTTTATATACGTAAAAGTTCAACTTCAAATAGCTATTGTTAACCATAGCTAAAAGTTACTAACTTGAAAATTTTAGGATTGATGTTCATGAGAGAGATGCAAATGAAGGTTTTTAATATTTCAAGAGGCGCATATGCACCGTTAAAATTTATAATGACCAATAGGTTCTTTATAAACTTGAGGGTAAAGAACTATTATTACAATTattaccctaatggatcttggatTCATTGTAATGTCGTGATAAGTCTTGTGTCTAAACCTTGGATTTCGCTTAATACtaacaataaacaaaaaaataaaagatcacagatatctttttttttaatttatggtTTTATTTTCACACACAATGAAATTGATCTATTCTAATAAAGgtgaaatatataaaaagaaaaaggtagcTGACAATAAATGCACCTATGGATCTTACCTATGATTAGGTTATCAATGCAAAggacattaaaaataaatttccgCCGTGGACTTTTATagatcacacacatatatatatatacatatatatatatatagagagagagagagagctttcaaGAGAATTACTTGTGCAGTCAATAGCAACTTCCTATTTGCACTCATTTGGCCAGCCACTATAATTacaaattagagagagagagagagcaatctaTATTTATTGAGTAAACAAGTGTAGTAAATTCAAACCCAAATTGCTGCCAAACCAATCATGGCATGAAACAAATATGAAATTAGAGATAGATGAGAATGACTAAGAGCTCTAGATACAGCAAAATTATCTAATAGGCTCTTATTTAGATTAATTAAAATTATCTCTATAATTAATTTTTGTTTAGTATTtcaatatttataattttcaaaaattataaagatatttttatataattaaaaataaaatattaaaacaatcaaattaaatattataaggaTGTGAATATAATCTTTTTAAATATAAAGATGGAAAAACTAAACATAATTAATTACAaaatataatctataattaaaatattaccaTATGCATAAACTATCATGAGCATATAAGCATAGGTAAAATGAGACAATTTGTACAAATCATCAACGGAAAAAGAAATACTATTTTACCATTGACATCATGAACTGAGATCGAAGTCATCTAACAGATACAATGAAATTTCTTTCCCTTCAATCATTCTACAGGAATTTTATTTGGTTGATCGAGTGATCTATTCCACACTAAATGGACAGATAAAAACCAATACCTAAAACTCTACACTAAATGGAAGATCAAAACTGTCGAGTAAACAAAAAAATTACCATAGCATctcgattgaaccagtagaaaagGAGCAGAATTTACCATTCTTAATAGTAATCCACTCGTGAGAGGAAAAACTTCAGATACAGATTCAAATTACTAAGTGAGAAAAGGTGTCTGCACTCCAGCAAAACATCACATGCGTTGTATATTGGCCTTACTAATCGCTAAAATTAAGACTCGCACGACATCCCCCTGATTTCAAGCTTCTCCGAATCTGccaaaggaaaaggaagaagagcaTATACCGAGCTCAGTCACCCTTCCGCCGGAAAGAGCAGCCTTCGGTGAGCTTTGCGCGCCCGCCGGTCGGCTGGCACAACACGGTCTGGCAGTTTCCACAAACCACGACAGTCTGGGAGTGGCTAAACACCGTAGTACTGCAACATCAATCCCGGCAACGACAAATTCAACAACCAGTCAGATATAGAAACGGATTACGGATACGAGATCAAAGCTGAGCGCACGGCAAAACTTACATGTTGAAGCATCCTTGGCACTTGACATCCTTCAATAAAAGGAATTCAAATCAGAAACCCCTATTAGAATCAAGAAATTGAACGAGGTGGGGAGGAACTCAAGTCCACGAGAAACGAATTAGGGATCACCATGAAGAAGGAGTTGGGAGATTGAACGAGACGCTTGAGCTTGTGCCTCCTTTTCTCGAGCTCCACGGGGGGGTTGAGGAGGTCGACATCGTTTGGCAAAACCTAATCATGAACGAAGGAACAAAGAGATCAACACTGATGCAGGCGTTTAAGCCACTAAAGTAGGCGAAGAACAAAGCAAATCCACCGATTTTCTGGAGATCAACATCGAGGAGGCGAAGCCGACATCGGCCAACTTACCATCTTGTCGAAGCcttgggcggcggcggcggcggcggcggcgacggaaaCACCAGGAACCCTAGACGCGACTACGGACTCGGAGCTCGCGAGGACCAAAACGACGTTTCAAAGCGACCTTTTATAGCGACGATGATCAAGCGTCAGCCGTCGGATCGAGGTACGTTTGATTTGAAGCGTCAATTGGGCTTTACTAAGGGGAAGGAGAACGAAATGGGCCGAGCCCAAATGTGCGGAATGTGGCCCATTGGTCTCTGACACGTGCGACATGGGTCGTTGCACACGCGTGAGGTAAAAGAGCTCGCAAGATTGTAAGCCCACGAGACTTTCGACTATGAGTTTAGAATTAGAACATCTTTGGAGAAGTCGGTTTTATAATATTCGTTATATAATTATTGATTATAAAAGTTtaagtattttaacaaaataatattttgttTAAATGTTCAGTTGACGTATTGGTGTATCCGAATCGATCGAGTCTTGTCTGCGGAATCTCGATTGTCTAAAAATAATAGGCATGTCCTGGAAAAATCATGTCGAAAGAATTattttatccaacaaaacatatttaacattttatccaAGGTGGACACATATTAAACATCGGATATTTTTAATATCCATCGTAAAATGCTATTGTGGAGTGGAATTTGGAGCACTGTACATTATTAACCAAATCTAACTCCACATGGAGTAAAATTCCAACCAAAACCAAGTAATCTTTCCACAGTCCATGTCGGATATTTTGATATCCTCAAAGCTGGCTGGAAAACCAAATACCCtcgttttgatgatgaagctggTGAAGCTGCCATGCATTCCTGGGTCTTCCTTGATCTGGTGTTGGTTTCACGCCCAAGCACAAAGTCAAAAGAGCATGAACACCAACAGTTGTTGACTCACCAAATCACGACTTTATTGCTACTGCGCAAGGGAACTCATGCCCTATGACAACAAATATGCCCTTCAACAATGGGGAAAGGCAAAactgaaccaaagattacataccAAACAAAACATGTGTATCTGATCTCGGTGTTCTTAGATCCACTCACTTCCCACATATATGTACAGTATAGACCATATTTACAGAGTAATAGATTTCCATTGTGCCACTCAGAGTAGGTCAGCCATCTATGTGAGGATATAAATAAACTGGTCTGTCAGCAGTATCTACATTCTACATATGAGCTTCCTTTGCAAGCTAAAATGATCAGTAGGTGATGGCATAGTCTTGTGTCAAGGTGGGGTGATATAGGTGTCAGGGTCTTGGAAATGGCCTTCCACCAGGATTATGAAGGCCAAGACTGTGATGTGGAGTATTAATCCATGATCCCCTCCTCAATGAGGAGGCACCGACTGCCTCATGACCACCTGAGTTGTGAAGTTGAGTTTGTGCATAGGCACGAGTATCTTCAGCACTGGCCATTTCCACACCATCAAAATTCCTTGTTTGAATATACTGTTCCGAGTTCAGCACTTCCAATGGAGAGCACACTGATCTGTTGGAGAAAACACTGAAGAGGTTTCCATCAGCATTTTTGCCAACAGCAACACTGTGACTACTGCTGGATGTTGCAACTCCAGACCAATTGTGGTAAGCCTCTTGATTCTCATCAGGAAACCAATTGTAACCTACAGAACCACTATTGCCCGAAGAATACATGGCAGAAAAACCATGTTGGTCAGCTGGTGGAAACTGCCTTTTGCTAGCATATCTGCCAGCAGTGTATGCACTTTCGTTCACAGTCTGATGCATGTGAGGTCCTTTCTCCCAAACTTCTCTCTGCTGCTGTATCTGTGCTGGCCCTACGAAAAGGCTAGCAAACTGACCAGAATCTGTAAGACGATCATTGGGCATCAGAAAATGCAATGCAGGTTGCCTCACACTATTCATGTGTTGATGTGTATAAGATGATAGCATTCCTGATCCCTCTGGACATGTGGGAGGTACACCGGTACAATCTTGGTTTGCAGGTGAATAAAAGATTGATTCTCTGATAAAAGCTGATGCAACAGTCTTTCCAGCTTCCAGTTGGGGAACATCTCTCTTCAGATCAATAATGTGAGCCGCATGTTCTTCATTGACTTGTTTATGTCTCACAGGTATCATCTGATCAGCAGACAAGTATCCATGAACTTGTGAAGTGTTGCAGTAATAGTCAGCGAGGCTTCTTGGCTGCCACATACTTTTCACAGATGCAAGAGAACCCTCCAGTTTAATATTTTCACTCTGGCAATATAAAGATTCAGAAAGAGGTAAGACACAATCTTCTTGTTTTAGTGTATCTTCACCTACTGCTTCATCATTGGCAACCATAAAACAAGTCTTCTGATTAGGGTCAATGGAAGGAATATTTTCCAGCTGATGGTCATTAATGGCCTCATATCTGGGGTCAACATCTTCATTTTTTTCACCTTCACCATCTGGAGCATGCTCATGCTCATGAAGATCTCCACTGTATGAAGATTCTTGATTCGAGCTCTCCAAATTTTCTGTCTTCTCATCCTGACCAATTAAGCAATCATACAACAGTTACATGCAACTACAAGTACTTTCTGTTACATGTGCAAGAACATGCACAGGCAGAAAGAAGCATCTGGCTTTAAACTGATGCATACATGTGTCTCAATAATATCTTTATAGCATAAAAACTACATATGGATCATAAAATGACACCCATGAGCAAAATTAAGTCCTCCCCACATCAGCTTCTCTTCAAGGTATCAGCTTCTCTACAAGGTCCAGCAAGAGTCTAAAGTCCTACTACTAATAAAAGTGAATTAATGTCTGCATAAATATTTATGTCCTTTCTACTAGCAGAATATAAACCAAACAGCGATGTCCGTTCTACAGCATGGTACACTGTCTTACATACTGCTACATCCAAGTCCATCAGCAGGATGCACCAGTGGACATATTATAGAATGGGCCCCAGCTGACTGCTAAAGAAAATCATATTGTTACGTTACCCAGGAGAGAGGGGTTGCATGTTTGATATCTCAATATGATAATATGATAGGTACAGCTTTAAGAACATTGGGGATTTTGTTACTGTAAGGGGTTAAACTGTAACTGACATTTGGTATCCAAAGAAAATGATTTGCTATGAGCTGTATTATCTCagagaaaaaattatttcaaattcTGAAGAAACCTTGGGCATACCTTATGCAGTATCAGCTTCCTCTTCATTGCAAGTTCCTGTTCCAAAAATTTCCAACATTGCTCTCTATGCAACTTCCTTCGCTTGTGTACCCCAAAAGCTGCAGGGAGATCCTTCCTTGCAATTTGCAACCTGTTTGTGCAAGAGTTAGGTTTGGAAATTTCAACTTCTCAGAAAAAAATTACTGCTAATTGGTCCAGGTAAAACTAACCATTGTTCATGCaatctcttcttttcttcctcctcatATGTTACATAAGAATGTGCATGAAAGCTATTTATGTCACCAAGCACATGACTAAGAGACTTGGATTGGATACCATCACCAGAATGCTTTAAATTCTTAACCAGCTGGAACTGAGACCTAGTTATCTGAAATATTCAGTGAGAGAAAGTCATCACATAGTGTAGCAATTTTACAAAACTGCTTCACTTACAAATATAAAGAAGGCAATTTCCTTATAGTTCCATATCAAAAACTGTCGTTTGCTACAAATCCTTAATTTTAGTAGAATACAACAAAATATTAACTAACAAAATCATAAGTTGTAAGATAGAAATAGTGTGGATAAGTAATGGATTCCGAAAACTCTACCCAAGTCAGTGTCAGGCACAAAAGGAGCATTTCCACTTTGTTTTAGATGTAGATCACTTATGAGTAGCCTTTGTGAAGAGGCCTGGTCATGTACATAATCAGACAAATGAACAAATGTTTGTCTCGTTGGAGAGCATTGTCAACAACTTCTTGGCCTATGTGCCCTGTGCACACTTTCTTACATCAACCGATGCCAAAACAACTCACTGAATAACTGCCATTCCACTCTATGGAATTATCCCAATTTTTAATAAATAGTTTGTAACACTAAAAGCTATCAAAGTCCATTCTGTGTAGATTGGTAGCTTCAGGTCAACAGAAACTCTGCTTCAGGTAAAAGGGACAACAATTGGAACATCAAGAGATTTGCTCATGCACCACTGATTTCATCTCTACTGAGCTAACACTCGAAAACACAGTTCTGGCAGGAAATGAGATCAAACATAGTCAATTAACTTTCTACTGAACTTCCACTCAATAAGACATTCGAGTTAACATACCTTTATACATGACATAAATTTAATTGTATCACTGTTGTGGACGctgttattatttgacatttcCCTCTTTGAACAATTAGGAACTTTAGCCCTTTCTGCACAAATTGCTAAGTTTTCTTGCTTGTTCTTGGTAAATTCTTCACTGCAAATAGAAAGCCGCTCATCATAAATGTGTAAAAGGATAAGTAATCATAAATGTGTAAAAGGATAAGTAATGAAATGCCAAAACAATCTTAACTATACATAGTTTGATACAATCTGAATCACTAATCAACTGGCAAAGgtaagtaaaaaattattttgatacaaTCTGAAACACTAAACCAACATTTCAAATGGTAATTTTCAAGCTTAGAACttcattcaagcatcaaactaccAGATTCAACCATTAAATTAAACAGTGAAATTTATGAGGCTAAAAGCATAAAACTGCATTCTCAGAATCTCAGCTACACAGATATTGTCAAAACTGCAGGCAAATCCCCTGGTATGTATTCTTAATATTCTTAACGAGAACAGAATATTTTGAAAGTATCAAATTCTAAGTCACTG from Musa acuminata AAA Group cultivar baxijiao chromosome BXJ1-3, Cavendish_Baxijiao_AAA, whole genome shotgun sequence encodes the following:
- the LOC135584239 gene encoding uncharacterized protein LOC135584239, producing MTCRMAAGQRRKQQTNSNSHKQYSGKKKRKLGPYDLCLRSQVDLEWDVRQKRVVAKKAQVGLTWNYMAPFVDSFTRSHSGIADVVSVPYEIFDLDNLSEVLTYEVWATCLSEPERKLLSQFLPSETDTEHVVHSLLKGENHHFGNPYLKWSSSLCAGNLHPDSVLHLEKQFKFNKRAYYHEINKYHSGMLEVLKNWRERWLSCKDPENLWSEEFTKNKQENLAICAERAKVPNCSKREMSNNNSVHNSDTIKFMSCIKITRSQFQLVKNLKHSGDGIQSKSLSHVLGDINSFHAHSYVTYEEEEKKRLHEQWLQIARKDLPAAFGVHKRRKLHREQCWKFLEQELAMKRKLILHKDEKTENLESSNQESSYSGDLHEHEHAPDGEGEKNEDVDPRYEAINDHQLENIPSIDPNQKTCFMVANDEAVGEDTLKQEDCVLPLSESLYCQSENIKLEGSLASVKSMWQPRSLADYYCNTSQVHGYLSADQMIPVRHKQVNEEHAAHIIDLKRDVPQLEAGKTVASAFIRESIFYSPANQDCTGVPPTCPEGSGMLSSYTHQHMNSVRQPALHFLMPNDRLTDSGQFASLFVGPAQIQQQREVWEKGPHMHQTVNESAYTAGRYASKRQFPPADQHGFSAMYSSGNSGSVGYNWFPDENQEAYHNWSGVATSSSSHSVAVGKNADGNLFSVFSNRSVCSPLEVLNSEQYIQTRNFDGVEMASAEDTRAYAQTQLHNSGGHEAVGASSLRRGSWINTPHHSLGLHNPGGRPFPRP
- the LOC135626646 gene encoding small ribosomal subunit protein eS27y-like gives rise to the protein MVLPNDVDLLNPPVELEKRRHKLKRLVQSPNSFFMDVKCQGCFNITTVFSHSQTVVVCGNCQTVLCQPTGGRAKLTEGCSFRRKGD